The proteins below are encoded in one region of Mycobacterium pseudokansasii:
- a CDS encoding TetR/AcrR family transcriptional regulator — translation MARQHATRKGGRGARQRILDAAAELFYREGINATGVERLASESSVSKRTLYQHFPSKTAVVEEYLRSIGDVAANPLRVSGKAAQQTPRSRLLALFDSPRAGTAPLRGCPFHNAAVEAAGAMPGVERIVRATKQNFIDGLTELARDAGASNPRSLGNQLAVLYEGAAALATSLNDASTWTQARAAAETLIDQALAS, via the coding sequence CAGCGCATCCTGGACGCGGCTGCCGAGCTGTTCTACCGGGAGGGCATCAACGCCACCGGCGTCGAACGACTGGCGAGCGAATCGTCGGTGTCCAAACGTACTCTGTATCAACACTTTCCGAGCAAGACAGCGGTAGTCGAAGAGTACCTGCGCAGCATTGGAGACGTTGCCGCCAATCCGCTGCGGGTCAGCGGCAAAGCCGCACAGCAGACGCCGCGAAGCCGATTACTGGCGTTGTTCGACAGTCCTCGTGCCGGAACAGCGCCGCTGCGGGGCTGTCCCTTTCACAATGCTGCCGTAGAGGCAGCGGGAGCGATGCCAGGAGTTGAAAGAATAGTCCGCGCAACCAAACAGAATTTCATCGATGGGCTCACCGAACTGGCCCGGGATGCGGGCGCCAGCAATCCGCGCTCACTAGGCAATCAACTCGCCGTTCTCTACGAAGGTGCGGCCGCGCTGGCTACCTCGCTCAACGATGCATCGACGTGGACGCAGGCCCGCGCGGCAGCTGAGACGCTGATCGACCAAGCGCTCGCCTCATAA